A stretch of Paenibacillus peoriae DNA encodes these proteins:
- a CDS encoding YvrJ family protein, with translation MDDALSLVTNVGFPAGLCFILLRHILHTMEEKLDKLDVSLHELIQVIQDLNDTNNSSSKSSKPDE, from the coding sequence ATGGATGATGCTCTTTCTCTGGTTACCAACGTAGGCTTTCCGGCTGGACTTTGTTTTATTTTGTTGCGGCACATCCTGCACACGATGGAGGAAAAGCTGGATAAGCTGGACGTCTCACTTCATGAGCTGATTCAAGTAATCCAAGATTTAAACGACACTAACAACTCTTCTTCCAAAAGCAGCAAACCTGACGAATAA